In Bos indicus isolate NIAB-ARS_2022 breed Sahiwal x Tharparkar chromosome 2, NIAB-ARS_B.indTharparkar_mat_pri_1.0, whole genome shotgun sequence, a single genomic region encodes these proteins:
- the PRKAG3 gene encoding 5'-AMP-activated protein kinase subunit gamma-3 isoform X6 encodes MEPAELEHALCGTPSWSSFGGPEHQEMSFLEQGDSTSWPSPAMTTSAEISLGEQRTKVSRWKSQEDVEERELPGLEGGPQSRAAAESTGLEATFPKATPLAQATPLSAVGTPTTERDSLPADCTASASSSSTDDLDQGIEFSAPAAWGDELGLVEERPAQCPSPQVPVLRLGWDNELRKPGAQVYMHFMQEHTCYDAMATSSKLVIFDTTLQIKKAFFALVANGVRAAPLWDSKKQSFVGMLTITDFILVLHRYYRSPLVQIYEIEEHKIETWREIYLQGCFKPLVSISPSDSLFEAVYTLIKNRIHRLPVLDPVSGAVLHILTHKRLLKFLHIFRTLLPRPSFLYRTIQDLGIGTFRDLAVVLETAPILTALDIFVDRRVSALPVINEAGQVVGLYSRFDVIHLAAQQTYNHLDISVGEALRRRTLCLEGVLSCQPHETLGEVIDRIAREQVHRLVLVDETQHLLGVVSLSDILQALVLSPAGIDALGA; translated from the exons ATGGAGCCCGCGGAGCTGGAGCACGCACTGTGTGGG ACCCCCTCCTGGAGCAGCTTTGGGGGACCCGAGCATCAAG AGATGAGCTTCCTAGAGCAAGGAGACAGCACTTCATGGCCATCACCAGCCATGACCACCAGCGCAGAAATAAGCCTTGGGGAACAGAGGACCAAGGTCTCAAGATGGAAAAGCCAGGAGGATGTAGAGGAAAGGGAGCTGCCAGGCCTGGAGGGAG GTCCCCAGTCCAGGGCAGCTGCTGAGTCCACCGGGCTGGAGGCCACATTCCCCAAGGCCACACCCTTGGCCCAAGCCACTCCCTTGTCCGCGGTGGGCACCCCCACAACAGAACGAGACAGCCTCCCCGCTGACTGTACAGCCTCCGCTTCCAGCTCCAGCACAGACGATCTGGATCAGGGCATAGAGTTCTCAGCCCCAGCAGCGTGGGGGGATGAGCTCGGCCTGGTGGAAGAGAGGCCGGCCCAGTGCCCGTCCCCGCAGGTGCCGGTGCTCAGGCTCGGCTGGGACAATGAGCTGCGGAAGCCAGGGGCTCAGGTCTACATGCACTTCATGCAGGAGCACACCTGCTACGATgccatggcaaccagctccaagCTGGTCATCTTCGACACCACGCTACAG atcaagaagGCCTTCTTTGCCCTGGTGGCCAATGGTGTCCGGGCCGCACCTCTATGGGACAGCAAGAAGCAGAGCTTTGTGG ggATGCTGACTATCACAGACTTCATCTTGGTTCTGCATCGCTATTACCGGTCCCCCCTG GTCCAGATCTATGAGATTGAAGAACACAAGATTGAGACCTGGAGGG AGATCTACCTTCAAGGCTGCTTTAAGCCTCTGGTCTCCATCTCTCCCAGTGACAG CCTGTTTGAAGCTGTCTACACCCTCATCAAGAACCGTATCCACCGCCTGCCGGTCCTGGACCCAGTCTCAGGCGCCGTGCTGCACATCCTCACACACAAACGGCTTCTCAAGTTCCTGCACATCTTT CGCACCCTGCTGCCCCGGCCCTCCTTCCTCTACCGCACCATCCAAGATCTGGGCATCGGCACATTCCGAGACTTGGCCGTGGTGCTGGAAACGGCACCCATCCTCACCGCGCTGGACATATTTGTGGACCGGCGCGTGTCTGCGCTGCCGGTGATCAACGAAGCTG GACAGGTCGTGGGCCTCTACTCCCGCTTTGATGTGATT caccTGGCAGCCCAACAAACGTACAACCACCTGGATATAAGTGTGGGAGAAGCACTGAGGCGGAGGACGCTGTGTCTGGAGGGAGTCCTTTCCTGCCAGCCCCACGAGACCTTGGGGGAAGTCATCGACCGGATTGCCCGGGAGCAG GTGCACCGGCTGGTGCTTGTGGATGAAACCCAGCACCTCCTGGGCGTGGTGTCCCTCTCCGACATCCTTCAAGCTCTAGTGCTCAGCCCTGCTGGCATCGACGCCCTCGGGGCCTGA
- the PRKAG3 gene encoding 5'-AMP-activated protein kinase subunit gamma-3 isoform X5 yields the protein MEPAELEHALCGTPSWSSFGGPEHQEMSFLEQGDSTSWPSPAMTTSAEISLGEQRTKVSRWKSQEDVEERELPGLEGGPQSRAAAESTGLEATFPKATPLAQATPLSAVGTPTTERDSLPADCTASASSSSTDDLDQGIEFSAPAAWGDELGLVEERPAQCPSPQVPVLRLGWDNELRKPGAQVYMHFMQEHTCYDAMATSSKLVIFDTTLQIKKAFFALVANGVRAAPLWDSKKQSFVGMLTITDFILVLHRYYRSPLVQIYEIEEHKIETWREIYLQGCFKPLVSISPSDSLFEAVYTLIKNRIHRLPVLDPVSGAVLHILTHKRLLKFLHIFQRTLLPRPSFLYRTIQDLGIGTFRDLAVVLETAPILTALDIFVDRRVSALPVINEAGQVVGLYSRFDVIHLAAQQTYNHLDISVGEALRRRTLCLEGVLSCQPHETLGEVIDRIAREQVHRLVLVDETQHLLGVVSLSDILQALVLSPAGIDALGA from the exons ATGGAGCCCGCGGAGCTGGAGCACGCACTGTGTGGG ACCCCCTCCTGGAGCAGCTTTGGGGGACCCGAGCATCAAG AGATGAGCTTCCTAGAGCAAGGAGACAGCACTTCATGGCCATCACCAGCCATGACCACCAGCGCAGAAATAAGCCTTGGGGAACAGAGGACCAAGGTCTCAAGATGGAAAAGCCAGGAGGATGTAGAGGAAAGGGAGCTGCCAGGCCTGGAGGGAG GTCCCCAGTCCAGGGCAGCTGCTGAGTCCACCGGGCTGGAGGCCACATTCCCCAAGGCCACACCCTTGGCCCAAGCCACTCCCTTGTCCGCGGTGGGCACCCCCACAACAGAACGAGACAGCCTCCCCGCTGACTGTACAGCCTCCGCTTCCAGCTCCAGCACAGACGATCTGGATCAGGGCATAGAGTTCTCAGCCCCAGCAGCGTGGGGGGATGAGCTCGGCCTGGTGGAAGAGAGGCCGGCCCAGTGCCCGTCCCCGCAGGTGCCGGTGCTCAGGCTCGGCTGGGACAATGAGCTGCGGAAGCCAGGGGCTCAGGTCTACATGCACTTCATGCAGGAGCACACCTGCTACGATgccatggcaaccagctccaagCTGGTCATCTTCGACACCACGCTACAG atcaagaagGCCTTCTTTGCCCTGGTGGCCAATGGTGTCCGGGCCGCACCTCTATGGGACAGCAAGAAGCAGAGCTTTGTGG ggATGCTGACTATCACAGACTTCATCTTGGTTCTGCATCGCTATTACCGGTCCCCCCTG GTCCAGATCTATGAGATTGAAGAACACAAGATTGAGACCTGGAGGG AGATCTACCTTCAAGGCTGCTTTAAGCCTCTGGTCTCCATCTCTCCCAGTGACAG CCTGTTTGAAGCTGTCTACACCCTCATCAAGAACCGTATCCACCGCCTGCCGGTCCTGGACCCAGTCTCAGGCGCCGTGCTGCACATCCTCACACACAAACGGCTTCTCAAGTTCCTGCACATCTTT CAGCGCACCCTGCTGCCCCGGCCCTCCTTCCTCTACCGCACCATCCAAGATCTGGGCATCGGCACATTCCGAGACTTGGCCGTGGTGCTGGAAACGGCACCCATCCTCACCGCGCTGGACATATTTGTGGACCGGCGCGTGTCTGCGCTGCCGGTGATCAACGAAGCTG GACAGGTCGTGGGCCTCTACTCCCGCTTTGATGTGATT caccTGGCAGCCCAACAAACGTACAACCACCTGGATATAAGTGTGGGAGAAGCACTGAGGCGGAGGACGCTGTGTCTGGAGGGAGTCCTTTCCTGCCAGCCCCACGAGACCTTGGGGGAAGTCATCGACCGGATTGCCCGGGAGCAG GTGCACCGGCTGGTGCTTGTGGATGAAACCCAGCACCTCCTGGGCGTGGTGTCCCTCTCCGACATCCTTCAAGCTCTAGTGCTCAGCCCTGCTGGCATCGACGCCCTCGGGGCCTGA
- the PRKAG3 gene encoding 5'-AMP-activated protein kinase subunit gamma-3 isoform X1 — MCVCGGVCGGKGSSCGSECRMFSPPLQSLFSTQTPSWSSFGGPEHQEMSFLEQGDSTSWPSPAMTTSAEISLGEQRTKVSRWKSQEDVEERELPGLEGGPQSRAAAESTGLEATFPKATPLAQATPLSAVGTPTTERDSLPADCTASASSSSTDDLDQGIEFSAPAAWGDELGLVEERPAQCPSPQVPVLRLGWDNELRKPGAQVYMHFMQEHTCYDAMATSSKLVIFDTTLQIKKAFFALVANGVRAAPLWDSKKQSFVGMLTITDFILVLHRYYRSPLVQIYEIEEHKIETWREIYLQGCFKPLVSISPSDSLFEAVYTLIKNRIHRLPVLDPVSGAVLHILTHKRLLKFLHIFQRTLLPRPSFLYRTIQDLGIGTFRDLAVVLETAPILTALDIFVDRRVSALPVINEAGQVVGLYSRFDVIHLAAQQTYNHLDISVGEALRRRTLCLEGVLSCQPHETLGEVIDRIAREQVHRLVLVDETQHLLGVVSLSDILQALVLSPAGIDALGA; from the exons atgtgtgtctgtgggggtgtgtgtggtgggaagGGCAGCTCCTGTGGTTCTGAGTGTAGGATGTTCTCCCCACCTCTTCAGTCACTCTTCTCCACACAGACCCCCTCCTGGAGCAGCTTTGGGGGACCCGAGCATCAAG AGATGAGCTTCCTAGAGCAAGGAGACAGCACTTCATGGCCATCACCAGCCATGACCACCAGCGCAGAAATAAGCCTTGGGGAACAGAGGACCAAGGTCTCAAGATGGAAAAGCCAGGAGGATGTAGAGGAAAGGGAGCTGCCAGGCCTGGAGGGAG GTCCCCAGTCCAGGGCAGCTGCTGAGTCCACCGGGCTGGAGGCCACATTCCCCAAGGCCACACCCTTGGCCCAAGCCACTCCCTTGTCCGCGGTGGGCACCCCCACAACAGAACGAGACAGCCTCCCCGCTGACTGTACAGCCTCCGCTTCCAGCTCCAGCACAGACGATCTGGATCAGGGCATAGAGTTCTCAGCCCCAGCAGCGTGGGGGGATGAGCTCGGCCTGGTGGAAGAGAGGCCGGCCCAGTGCCCGTCCCCGCAGGTGCCGGTGCTCAGGCTCGGCTGGGACAATGAGCTGCGGAAGCCAGGGGCTCAGGTCTACATGCACTTCATGCAGGAGCACACCTGCTACGATgccatggcaaccagctccaagCTGGTCATCTTCGACACCACGCTACAG atcaagaagGCCTTCTTTGCCCTGGTGGCCAATGGTGTCCGGGCCGCACCTCTATGGGACAGCAAGAAGCAGAGCTTTGTGG ggATGCTGACTATCACAGACTTCATCTTGGTTCTGCATCGCTATTACCGGTCCCCCCTG GTCCAGATCTATGAGATTGAAGAACACAAGATTGAGACCTGGAGGG AGATCTACCTTCAAGGCTGCTTTAAGCCTCTGGTCTCCATCTCTCCCAGTGACAG CCTGTTTGAAGCTGTCTACACCCTCATCAAGAACCGTATCCACCGCCTGCCGGTCCTGGACCCAGTCTCAGGCGCCGTGCTGCACATCCTCACACACAAACGGCTTCTCAAGTTCCTGCACATCTTT CAGCGCACCCTGCTGCCCCGGCCCTCCTTCCTCTACCGCACCATCCAAGATCTGGGCATCGGCACATTCCGAGACTTGGCCGTGGTGCTGGAAACGGCACCCATCCTCACCGCGCTGGACATATTTGTGGACCGGCGCGTGTCTGCGCTGCCGGTGATCAACGAAGCTG GACAGGTCGTGGGCCTCTACTCCCGCTTTGATGTGATT caccTGGCAGCCCAACAAACGTACAACCACCTGGATATAAGTGTGGGAGAAGCACTGAGGCGGAGGACGCTGTGTCTGGAGGGAGTCCTTTCCTGCCAGCCCCACGAGACCTTGGGGGAAGTCATCGACCGGATTGCCCGGGAGCAG GTGCACCGGCTGGTGCTTGTGGATGAAACCCAGCACCTCCTGGGCGTGGTGTCCCTCTCCGACATCCTTCAAGCTCTAGTGCTCAGCCCTGCTGGCATCGACGCCCTCGGGGCCTGA
- the PRKAG3 gene encoding 5'-AMP-activated protein kinase subunit gamma-3 isoform X4, with protein MEPAELEHALCGSLFSTQTPSWSSFGGPEHQEMSFLEQGDSTSWPSPAMTTSAEISLGEQRTKVSRWKSQEDVEERELPGLEGGPQSRAAAESTGLEATFPKATPLAQATPLSAVGTPTTERDSLPADCTASASSSSTDDLDQGIEFSAPAAWGDELGLVEERPAQCPSPQVPVLRLGWDNELRKPGAQVYMHFMQEHTCYDAMATSSKLVIFDTTLQIKKAFFALVANGVRAAPLWDSKKQSFVGMLTITDFILVLHRYYRSPLVQIYEIEEHKIETWREIYLQGCFKPLVSISPSDSLFEAVYTLIKNRIHRLPVLDPVSGAVLHILTHKRLLKFLHIFRTLLPRPSFLYRTIQDLGIGTFRDLAVVLETAPILTALDIFVDRRVSALPVINEAGQVVGLYSRFDVIHLAAQQTYNHLDISVGEALRRRTLCLEGVLSCQPHETLGEVIDRIAREQVHRLVLVDETQHLLGVVSLSDILQALVLSPAGIDALGA; from the exons ATGGAGCCCGCGGAGCTGGAGCACGCACTGTGTGGG TCACTCTTCTCCACACAGACCCCCTCCTGGAGCAGCTTTGGGGGACCCGAGCATCAAG AGATGAGCTTCCTAGAGCAAGGAGACAGCACTTCATGGCCATCACCAGCCATGACCACCAGCGCAGAAATAAGCCTTGGGGAACAGAGGACCAAGGTCTCAAGATGGAAAAGCCAGGAGGATGTAGAGGAAAGGGAGCTGCCAGGCCTGGAGGGAG GTCCCCAGTCCAGGGCAGCTGCTGAGTCCACCGGGCTGGAGGCCACATTCCCCAAGGCCACACCCTTGGCCCAAGCCACTCCCTTGTCCGCGGTGGGCACCCCCACAACAGAACGAGACAGCCTCCCCGCTGACTGTACAGCCTCCGCTTCCAGCTCCAGCACAGACGATCTGGATCAGGGCATAGAGTTCTCAGCCCCAGCAGCGTGGGGGGATGAGCTCGGCCTGGTGGAAGAGAGGCCGGCCCAGTGCCCGTCCCCGCAGGTGCCGGTGCTCAGGCTCGGCTGGGACAATGAGCTGCGGAAGCCAGGGGCTCAGGTCTACATGCACTTCATGCAGGAGCACACCTGCTACGATgccatggcaaccagctccaagCTGGTCATCTTCGACACCACGCTACAG atcaagaagGCCTTCTTTGCCCTGGTGGCCAATGGTGTCCGGGCCGCACCTCTATGGGACAGCAAGAAGCAGAGCTTTGTGG ggATGCTGACTATCACAGACTTCATCTTGGTTCTGCATCGCTATTACCGGTCCCCCCTG GTCCAGATCTATGAGATTGAAGAACACAAGATTGAGACCTGGAGGG AGATCTACCTTCAAGGCTGCTTTAAGCCTCTGGTCTCCATCTCTCCCAGTGACAG CCTGTTTGAAGCTGTCTACACCCTCATCAAGAACCGTATCCACCGCCTGCCGGTCCTGGACCCAGTCTCAGGCGCCGTGCTGCACATCCTCACACACAAACGGCTTCTCAAGTTCCTGCACATCTTT CGCACCCTGCTGCCCCGGCCCTCCTTCCTCTACCGCACCATCCAAGATCTGGGCATCGGCACATTCCGAGACTTGGCCGTGGTGCTGGAAACGGCACCCATCCTCACCGCGCTGGACATATTTGTGGACCGGCGCGTGTCTGCGCTGCCGGTGATCAACGAAGCTG GACAGGTCGTGGGCCTCTACTCCCGCTTTGATGTGATT caccTGGCAGCCCAACAAACGTACAACCACCTGGATATAAGTGTGGGAGAAGCACTGAGGCGGAGGACGCTGTGTCTGGAGGGAGTCCTTTCCTGCCAGCCCCACGAGACCTTGGGGGAAGTCATCGACCGGATTGCCCGGGAGCAG GTGCACCGGCTGGTGCTTGTGGATGAAACCCAGCACCTCCTGGGCGTGGTGTCCCTCTCCGACATCCTTCAAGCTCTAGTGCTCAGCCCTGCTGGCATCGACGCCCTCGGGGCCTGA
- the PRKAG3 gene encoding 5'-AMP-activated protein kinase subunit gamma-3 isoform X3, which produces MEPAELEHALCGSLFSTQTPSWSSFGGPEHQEMSFLEQGDSTSWPSPAMTTSAEISLGEQRTKVSRWKSQEDVEERELPGLEGGPQSRAAAESTGLEATFPKATPLAQATPLSAVGTPTTERDSLPADCTASASSSSTDDLDQGIEFSAPAAWGDELGLVEERPAQCPSPQVPVLRLGWDNELRKPGAQVYMHFMQEHTCYDAMATSSKLVIFDTTLQIKKAFFALVANGVRAAPLWDSKKQSFVGMLTITDFILVLHRYYRSPLVQIYEIEEHKIETWREIYLQGCFKPLVSISPSDSLFEAVYTLIKNRIHRLPVLDPVSGAVLHILTHKRLLKFLHIFQRTLLPRPSFLYRTIQDLGIGTFRDLAVVLETAPILTALDIFVDRRVSALPVINEAGQVVGLYSRFDVIHLAAQQTYNHLDISVGEALRRRTLCLEGVLSCQPHETLGEVIDRIAREQVHRLVLVDETQHLLGVVSLSDILQALVLSPAGIDALGA; this is translated from the exons ATGGAGCCCGCGGAGCTGGAGCACGCACTGTGTGGG TCACTCTTCTCCACACAGACCCCCTCCTGGAGCAGCTTTGGGGGACCCGAGCATCAAG AGATGAGCTTCCTAGAGCAAGGAGACAGCACTTCATGGCCATCACCAGCCATGACCACCAGCGCAGAAATAAGCCTTGGGGAACAGAGGACCAAGGTCTCAAGATGGAAAAGCCAGGAGGATGTAGAGGAAAGGGAGCTGCCAGGCCTGGAGGGAG GTCCCCAGTCCAGGGCAGCTGCTGAGTCCACCGGGCTGGAGGCCACATTCCCCAAGGCCACACCCTTGGCCCAAGCCACTCCCTTGTCCGCGGTGGGCACCCCCACAACAGAACGAGACAGCCTCCCCGCTGACTGTACAGCCTCCGCTTCCAGCTCCAGCACAGACGATCTGGATCAGGGCATAGAGTTCTCAGCCCCAGCAGCGTGGGGGGATGAGCTCGGCCTGGTGGAAGAGAGGCCGGCCCAGTGCCCGTCCCCGCAGGTGCCGGTGCTCAGGCTCGGCTGGGACAATGAGCTGCGGAAGCCAGGGGCTCAGGTCTACATGCACTTCATGCAGGAGCACACCTGCTACGATgccatggcaaccagctccaagCTGGTCATCTTCGACACCACGCTACAG atcaagaagGCCTTCTTTGCCCTGGTGGCCAATGGTGTCCGGGCCGCACCTCTATGGGACAGCAAGAAGCAGAGCTTTGTGG ggATGCTGACTATCACAGACTTCATCTTGGTTCTGCATCGCTATTACCGGTCCCCCCTG GTCCAGATCTATGAGATTGAAGAACACAAGATTGAGACCTGGAGGG AGATCTACCTTCAAGGCTGCTTTAAGCCTCTGGTCTCCATCTCTCCCAGTGACAG CCTGTTTGAAGCTGTCTACACCCTCATCAAGAACCGTATCCACCGCCTGCCGGTCCTGGACCCAGTCTCAGGCGCCGTGCTGCACATCCTCACACACAAACGGCTTCTCAAGTTCCTGCACATCTTT CAGCGCACCCTGCTGCCCCGGCCCTCCTTCCTCTACCGCACCATCCAAGATCTGGGCATCGGCACATTCCGAGACTTGGCCGTGGTGCTGGAAACGGCACCCATCCTCACCGCGCTGGACATATTTGTGGACCGGCGCGTGTCTGCGCTGCCGGTGATCAACGAAGCTG GACAGGTCGTGGGCCTCTACTCCCGCTTTGATGTGATT caccTGGCAGCCCAACAAACGTACAACCACCTGGATATAAGTGTGGGAGAAGCACTGAGGCGGAGGACGCTGTGTCTGGAGGGAGTCCTTTCCTGCCAGCCCCACGAGACCTTGGGGGAAGTCATCGACCGGATTGCCCGGGAGCAG GTGCACCGGCTGGTGCTTGTGGATGAAACCCAGCACCTCCTGGGCGTGGTGTCCCTCTCCGACATCCTTCAAGCTCTAGTGCTCAGCCCTGCTGGCATCGACGCCCTCGGGGCCTGA
- the PRKAG3 gene encoding 5'-AMP-activated protein kinase subunit gamma-3 isoform X2, protein MCVCGGVCGGKGSSCGSECRMFSPPLQSLFSTQTPSWSSFGGPEHQEMSFLEQGDSTSWPSPAMTTSAEISLGEQRTKVSRWKSQEDVEERELPGLEGGPQSRAAAESTGLEATFPKATPLAQATPLSAVGTPTTERDSLPADCTASASSSSTDDLDQGIEFSAPAAWGDELGLVEERPAQCPSPQVPVLRLGWDNELRKPGAQVYMHFMQEHTCYDAMATSSKLVIFDTTLQIKKAFFALVANGVRAAPLWDSKKQSFVGMLTITDFILVLHRYYRSPLVQIYEIEEHKIETWREIYLQGCFKPLVSISPSDSLFEAVYTLIKNRIHRLPVLDPVSGAVLHILTHKRLLKFLHIFRTLLPRPSFLYRTIQDLGIGTFRDLAVVLETAPILTALDIFVDRRVSALPVINEAGQVVGLYSRFDVIHLAAQQTYNHLDISVGEALRRRTLCLEGVLSCQPHETLGEVIDRIAREQVHRLVLVDETQHLLGVVSLSDILQALVLSPAGIDALGA, encoded by the exons atgtgtgtctgtgggggtgtgtgtggtgggaagGGCAGCTCCTGTGGTTCTGAGTGTAGGATGTTCTCCCCACCTCTTCAGTCACTCTTCTCCACACAGACCCCCTCCTGGAGCAGCTTTGGGGGACCCGAGCATCAAG AGATGAGCTTCCTAGAGCAAGGAGACAGCACTTCATGGCCATCACCAGCCATGACCACCAGCGCAGAAATAAGCCTTGGGGAACAGAGGACCAAGGTCTCAAGATGGAAAAGCCAGGAGGATGTAGAGGAAAGGGAGCTGCCAGGCCTGGAGGGAG GTCCCCAGTCCAGGGCAGCTGCTGAGTCCACCGGGCTGGAGGCCACATTCCCCAAGGCCACACCCTTGGCCCAAGCCACTCCCTTGTCCGCGGTGGGCACCCCCACAACAGAACGAGACAGCCTCCCCGCTGACTGTACAGCCTCCGCTTCCAGCTCCAGCACAGACGATCTGGATCAGGGCATAGAGTTCTCAGCCCCAGCAGCGTGGGGGGATGAGCTCGGCCTGGTGGAAGAGAGGCCGGCCCAGTGCCCGTCCCCGCAGGTGCCGGTGCTCAGGCTCGGCTGGGACAATGAGCTGCGGAAGCCAGGGGCTCAGGTCTACATGCACTTCATGCAGGAGCACACCTGCTACGATgccatggcaaccagctccaagCTGGTCATCTTCGACACCACGCTACAG atcaagaagGCCTTCTTTGCCCTGGTGGCCAATGGTGTCCGGGCCGCACCTCTATGGGACAGCAAGAAGCAGAGCTTTGTGG ggATGCTGACTATCACAGACTTCATCTTGGTTCTGCATCGCTATTACCGGTCCCCCCTG GTCCAGATCTATGAGATTGAAGAACACAAGATTGAGACCTGGAGGG AGATCTACCTTCAAGGCTGCTTTAAGCCTCTGGTCTCCATCTCTCCCAGTGACAG CCTGTTTGAAGCTGTCTACACCCTCATCAAGAACCGTATCCACCGCCTGCCGGTCCTGGACCCAGTCTCAGGCGCCGTGCTGCACATCCTCACACACAAACGGCTTCTCAAGTTCCTGCACATCTTT CGCACCCTGCTGCCCCGGCCCTCCTTCCTCTACCGCACCATCCAAGATCTGGGCATCGGCACATTCCGAGACTTGGCCGTGGTGCTGGAAACGGCACCCATCCTCACCGCGCTGGACATATTTGTGGACCGGCGCGTGTCTGCGCTGCCGGTGATCAACGAAGCTG GACAGGTCGTGGGCCTCTACTCCCGCTTTGATGTGATT caccTGGCAGCCCAACAAACGTACAACCACCTGGATATAAGTGTGGGAGAAGCACTGAGGCGGAGGACGCTGTGTCTGGAGGGAGTCCTTTCCTGCCAGCCCCACGAGACCTTGGGGGAAGTCATCGACCGGATTGCCCGGGAGCAG GTGCACCGGCTGGTGCTTGTGGATGAAACCCAGCACCTCCTGGGCGTGGTGTCCCTCTCCGACATCCTTCAAGCTCTAGTGCTCAGCCCTGCTGGCATCGACGCCCTCGGGGCCTGA